Proteins found in one Cyprinus carpio isolate SPL01 chromosome B10, ASM1834038v1, whole genome shotgun sequence genomic segment:
- the apba1b gene encoding amyloid-beta A4 precursor protein-binding family A member 1 isoform X1, whose product MSHREEPEEAGLRGPPPHRSKQPNGTPLEGGRPRWRPCQLHNLDAEGQGHHHHHHHHQANLHTSGSSRGPPRHRRRHAPGQAQRRRAESGDTEARAGQQPKPGASRHHRSGERLHQHRYRQQHNEEEEVVKSPPKEQASEPLSPEEPPTPSPQDELITDGNSPDLSHSSDTHVDHDPEPESSIEQLEEKVQSEETNFGEEELVKEKQENDYFRETPEQDYAPPKIASKSRSESKRTSPLRVDVPPFATSPRKMMNKPFFQSPRTFPETLRSYNSDPNSYPLHVNIGYAQTNKDKEFESPMSYVEDHQEDHSDSSPEACSDSYPQLSPDSLTDHNTALEGPQTYERNQSVTTEEYDPQEDIDQHTSVGSRLHHYDEQSGDEAESSGRVRAQVRKTSSSTSLSQEAPPQEETSEAAQLSTDFQVEVVERPDKSSTPAQDQITEACRATGDAVSLAIKDIKEAIEEVKTKAVRSPYTPDKITEPVWVMRQDVSPVEENPPQLQPQVHSHPQSPCQLSQSSPQYAAQIQDAELPLGAESSGVHLQDQDVDVSPSVPSEETRKNLASFPAYVDVPGPCDPEDLIDGIIFAANYLGSTQLLSERTPTKSGRMQQAQEAMSRVRTAQTQAKIRNKYQQGSESGPPASTEVDLFISTQRIKVLSAYTQDTMMDHPLRTISYIADIGNMVVLMARRKMIRSQSAQENLDSAETQHTNPARDDCRQYRMICHVFESEDAQLIAQSIGQAFSVAYQEFLRANGIDPEDLSQREYSDLLNTQDMYNDDLIHFSKSENCRDVYIEKQKGEILGVVIVESGWGSILPTVIIASLMHGAPAAKSGRLNIGDQIMTVNGTSLVGLPLSTCQSIIKGLKAQSRIKMNIVRCPPVTMVLIRRPDLRYQLGFSVQNGIICSLMRGGIAERGGVRVGHRIIEINGQSVVATAHEKIVHILSSAVGEIHMKTMPAAMYRLLTAQEQPVYI is encoded by the exons ATGAGCCATAGGGAGGAGCCAGAGGAGGCGGGTCTCAGGGGTCCTCCCCCTCATCGCAGCAAGCAGCCCAATGGGACGCCTCTAGAGGGAGGTCGACCCAGATGGAGGCCATGCCAGCTTCACAATCTGGATGCAGAAGGCCAAGgccaccaccatcatcaccatcaccaccAAGCCAACCTGCACACGTCTGGATCTAGCCGAGGTCCACCACGTCATCGTAGGCGGCATGCTCCCGGTCAAGCACAACGCAGGCGGGCTGAGAGCGGAGATACAGAAGCTAGAGCTGGCCAACAGCCCAAACCGGGGGCATCAAGACACCATCGAAGTGGAGAGAGACTCCATCAGCACAGATATAGACAACAGCACAACGAAGAAGAAGAGGTGGTCAAAAGTCCTCCAAAAGAACAAGCTTCAGAGCCATTATCTCCAGAAGAACCGCCGACTCCTTCTCCTCAGGATGAACTAATCACTGATGGAAACAGTCCAGATCTGTCCCATTCATCTGATACACATGTTGATCATGATCCAGAACCAGAGTCTTCAATTGAACAGTTGGAGGAGAAGGTTCAAAGTGAAGAAACAAATTTTGGCGAAGAGGAACTGGtgaaagagaaacaagaaaatGACTATTTCAGAGAAACCCCTGAGCAGGACTATGCTCCTCCTAAGATTGCTTCAAAAAGTCGATCTGAAAGTAAAAGAACCAGTCCGCTAAGAGTAGACGTTCCACCATTCGCCACATCTCCTCGGAAGATGATGAACAAACCTTTTTTCCAGTCTCCACGAACCTTCCCTGAGACTCTTCGAAGCTACAATTCGGATCCAAACTCATACCCTCTTCATGTTAACATCGGTTACGCTCAAACAAACAAGGATAAAGAGTTTGAGAGTCCCATGTCCTATGTTGAAGACCATCAAGAGGATCATTCAGACTCCAGTCCTGAAGCCTGCTCTGATTCTTACCCACAACTAAGCCCAGATTCTCTGACAGACCATAATACAGCCCTTGAGGGACCTCAAACGTACGAGAGGAACCAGAGCGTGACCACAGAGGAGTACGACCCTCAGGAAGACATCGATCAGCATACTTCAGTGGGCTCCAGGCTGCACCACTACGATGAACAGTCAGGAGATGAAGCCGAAAGCTCAGGGAGAGTCAGAGCCCAGGTCAGGAAGACGTCAAGCTCAACTAGCCTTTCTCAAGAAGCTCCTCCCCAAGAGGAGACTTCAGAAGCTGCTCAGCTTTCAACTGATTTTCAGGTAGAAGTCGTGGAAAGACCTGACAAGTCATCCACTCCAGCCCAGGATCAGATAACAGAGGCTTGCAGAGCTACAGGAGACGCCGTCTCGTTGGCCATCAAGGATATTAAGGAAGCTATTGAGGAGGTGAAGACCAAGGCGGTGCGCTCGCCCTACACGCCTGACAAGATCACAGAGCCTGTGTGGGTGATGAGACAGGATGTGAGCCCTGTTGAGGAGAACCCTCCTCAGCTACAGCCTCAGGTTCACTCACATCCACAGTCACCGTGTCAGCTATCACAGTCTTCTCCACAGTATGCG GCTCAAATTCAAGATGCTGAACTTCCTTTGGGAGCAGAATCCTCTGGAGTTCATCTTCAGGACCAGGATGTAGACGTCAGTCCCAGTGTGCCAAGTGAAGAG ACTAGGAAAAATTTGGCCTCTTTCCCTGCATATGTTGATG TTCCTGGCCCGTGTGACCCTGAGGACCTGATTGACGGCATCATTTTTGCCGCAAACTACCTGGGTTCCACCCAGCTGCTGTCAGAGCGGACGCCCACGAAGAGCGGCCGCATGCAGCAGGCCCAGGAGGCCATGAGCCGCGTCCGG ACAGCCCAGACACAGGCCAAAATCAGAAATAAG TATCAGCAGGGCAGTGAGAGTGGGCCGCCGGCCAGCACAGAAGTGGACCTCTTTATATCGACGCAGAGGATCAAAGTGCTCAGCGCTTACACACAG GACACCATGATGGACCATCCTCTGAGGACCATCTCGTACATCGCTGACATCGGGAACATGGTTGTGCTGATGGCTCGCAGGAAGATGATTCGCTCTCAGAGCGCACAGGAGAACTTGGACTCCGCAGAGACGCAGCACACAAACCCAGCACGGGACGACTGCCGCCAGTACAGGATGATCTGCCACGTGTTTGAGTCAGAAGAT GCTCAGCTGATTGCTCAGTCCATCGGTCAGGCCTTCAGCGTTGCGTATCAGGAGTTTCTGAGAGCCAATGGCATCGATCCAGAGGACCTGAGCCAGAGAGAGTACAGCGACCTGCTCAACACTCAGGACATGTACAACGACGACCTCATTCACTTCTCCAAGTCTGAAAACTGCAGAGAT GTGTACATCGAGAAGCAGAAAGGGGAGATTCTGGGGGTGGTGATCGTGGAGTCCGGCTGGGGCTCCATCCTCCCCACCGTCATCATCGCCAGCCTGATGCACGGCGCACCCGCGGCCAAGTCTGGACGACTGAACATCGGCGATCAGATCATGACGGTCAACGGCACCAGTCTGGTGGGCCTGCCGCTCTCCACGTGCCAGAGCATCATTAAA GGGCTCAAGGCTCAGTCCAGGATCAAGATGAACATCGTCAGGTGTCCTCCTGTGACCATGGTGCTCATTCGCAGACCAGACCTGCGCTATCAGCTGGGGTTCAGTGTGCAGAATGGCATT ATCTGTAGTCTGATGCGAGGGGGGATCGCGGAGAGAGGAGGGGTCCGCGTCGGCCATCGCATCATCGAGATCAACGGTCAGAGCGTGGTGGCCACAGCTCACGAGAAGATCGTTCACATCCTGTCAAGCGCTGTGGGAGAG aTCCATATGAAGACTATGCCTGCAGCCATGTACCGCCTGCTCACGGCCCAGGAACAACCCGTCTACATCTGA
- the apba1b gene encoding amyloid-beta A4 precursor protein-binding family A member 1 isoform X2: MSHREEPEEAGLRGPPPHRSKQPNGTPLEGGRPRWRPCQLHNLDAEGQGHHHHHHHHQANLHTSGSSRGPPRHRRRHAPGQAQRRRAESGDTEARAGQQPKPGASRHHRSGERLHQHRYRQQHNEEEEVVKSPPKEQASEPLSPEEPPTPSPQDELITDGNSPDLSHSSDTHVDHDPEPESSIEQLEEKVQSEETNFGEEELVKEKQENDYFRETPEQDYAPPKIASKSRSESKRTSPLRVDVPPFATSPRKMMNKPFFQSPRTFPETLRSYNSDPNSYPLHVNIGYAQTNKDKEFESPMSYVEDHQEDHSDSSPEACSDSYPQLSPDSLTDHNTALEGPQTYERNQSVTTEEYDPQEDIDQHTSVGSRLHHYDEQSGDEAESSGRVRAQVRKTSSSTSLSQEAPPQEETSEAAQLSTDFQVEVVERPDKSSTPAQDQITEACRATGDAVSLAIKDIKEAIEEVKTKAVRSPYTPDKITEPVWVMRQDVSPVEENPPQLQPQVHSHPQSPCQLSQSSPQYAAQIQDAELPLGAESSGVHLQDQDVDVSPSVPSEETRKNLASFPAYVDVPGPCDPEDLIDGIIFAANYLGSTQLLSERTPTKSGRMQQAQEAMSRVRYQQGSESGPPASTEVDLFISTQRIKVLSAYTQDTMMDHPLRTISYIADIGNMVVLMARRKMIRSQSAQENLDSAETQHTNPARDDCRQYRMICHVFESEDAQLIAQSIGQAFSVAYQEFLRANGIDPEDLSQREYSDLLNTQDMYNDDLIHFSKSENCRDVYIEKQKGEILGVVIVESGWGSILPTVIIASLMHGAPAAKSGRLNIGDQIMTVNGTSLVGLPLSTCQSIIKGLKAQSRIKMNIVRCPPVTMVLIRRPDLRYQLGFSVQNGIICSLMRGGIAERGGVRVGHRIIEINGQSVVATAHEKIVHILSSAVGEIHMKTMPAAMYRLLTAQEQPVYI, from the exons ATGAGCCATAGGGAGGAGCCAGAGGAGGCGGGTCTCAGGGGTCCTCCCCCTCATCGCAGCAAGCAGCCCAATGGGACGCCTCTAGAGGGAGGTCGACCCAGATGGAGGCCATGCCAGCTTCACAATCTGGATGCAGAAGGCCAAGgccaccaccatcatcaccatcaccaccAAGCCAACCTGCACACGTCTGGATCTAGCCGAGGTCCACCACGTCATCGTAGGCGGCATGCTCCCGGTCAAGCACAACGCAGGCGGGCTGAGAGCGGAGATACAGAAGCTAGAGCTGGCCAACAGCCCAAACCGGGGGCATCAAGACACCATCGAAGTGGAGAGAGACTCCATCAGCACAGATATAGACAACAGCACAACGAAGAAGAAGAGGTGGTCAAAAGTCCTCCAAAAGAACAAGCTTCAGAGCCATTATCTCCAGAAGAACCGCCGACTCCTTCTCCTCAGGATGAACTAATCACTGATGGAAACAGTCCAGATCTGTCCCATTCATCTGATACACATGTTGATCATGATCCAGAACCAGAGTCTTCAATTGAACAGTTGGAGGAGAAGGTTCAAAGTGAAGAAACAAATTTTGGCGAAGAGGAACTGGtgaaagagaaacaagaaaatGACTATTTCAGAGAAACCCCTGAGCAGGACTATGCTCCTCCTAAGATTGCTTCAAAAAGTCGATCTGAAAGTAAAAGAACCAGTCCGCTAAGAGTAGACGTTCCACCATTCGCCACATCTCCTCGGAAGATGATGAACAAACCTTTTTTCCAGTCTCCACGAACCTTCCCTGAGACTCTTCGAAGCTACAATTCGGATCCAAACTCATACCCTCTTCATGTTAACATCGGTTACGCTCAAACAAACAAGGATAAAGAGTTTGAGAGTCCCATGTCCTATGTTGAAGACCATCAAGAGGATCATTCAGACTCCAGTCCTGAAGCCTGCTCTGATTCTTACCCACAACTAAGCCCAGATTCTCTGACAGACCATAATACAGCCCTTGAGGGACCTCAAACGTACGAGAGGAACCAGAGCGTGACCACAGAGGAGTACGACCCTCAGGAAGACATCGATCAGCATACTTCAGTGGGCTCCAGGCTGCACCACTACGATGAACAGTCAGGAGATGAAGCCGAAAGCTCAGGGAGAGTCAGAGCCCAGGTCAGGAAGACGTCAAGCTCAACTAGCCTTTCTCAAGAAGCTCCTCCCCAAGAGGAGACTTCAGAAGCTGCTCAGCTTTCAACTGATTTTCAGGTAGAAGTCGTGGAAAGACCTGACAAGTCATCCACTCCAGCCCAGGATCAGATAACAGAGGCTTGCAGAGCTACAGGAGACGCCGTCTCGTTGGCCATCAAGGATATTAAGGAAGCTATTGAGGAGGTGAAGACCAAGGCGGTGCGCTCGCCCTACACGCCTGACAAGATCACAGAGCCTGTGTGGGTGATGAGACAGGATGTGAGCCCTGTTGAGGAGAACCCTCCTCAGCTACAGCCTCAGGTTCACTCACATCCACAGTCACCGTGTCAGCTATCACAGTCTTCTCCACAGTATGCG GCTCAAATTCAAGATGCTGAACTTCCTTTGGGAGCAGAATCCTCTGGAGTTCATCTTCAGGACCAGGATGTAGACGTCAGTCCCAGTGTGCCAAGTGAAGAG ACTAGGAAAAATTTGGCCTCTTTCCCTGCATATGTTGATG TTCCTGGCCCGTGTGACCCTGAGGACCTGATTGACGGCATCATTTTTGCCGCAAACTACCTGGGTTCCACCCAGCTGCTGTCAGAGCGGACGCCCACGAAGAGCGGCCGCATGCAGCAGGCCCAGGAGGCCATGAGCCGCGTCCGG TATCAGCAGGGCAGTGAGAGTGGGCCGCCGGCCAGCACAGAAGTGGACCTCTTTATATCGACGCAGAGGATCAAAGTGCTCAGCGCTTACACACAG GACACCATGATGGACCATCCTCTGAGGACCATCTCGTACATCGCTGACATCGGGAACATGGTTGTGCTGATGGCTCGCAGGAAGATGATTCGCTCTCAGAGCGCACAGGAGAACTTGGACTCCGCAGAGACGCAGCACACAAACCCAGCACGGGACGACTGCCGCCAGTACAGGATGATCTGCCACGTGTTTGAGTCAGAAGAT GCTCAGCTGATTGCTCAGTCCATCGGTCAGGCCTTCAGCGTTGCGTATCAGGAGTTTCTGAGAGCCAATGGCATCGATCCAGAGGACCTGAGCCAGAGAGAGTACAGCGACCTGCTCAACACTCAGGACATGTACAACGACGACCTCATTCACTTCTCCAAGTCTGAAAACTGCAGAGAT GTGTACATCGAGAAGCAGAAAGGGGAGATTCTGGGGGTGGTGATCGTGGAGTCCGGCTGGGGCTCCATCCTCCCCACCGTCATCATCGCCAGCCTGATGCACGGCGCACCCGCGGCCAAGTCTGGACGACTGAACATCGGCGATCAGATCATGACGGTCAACGGCACCAGTCTGGTGGGCCTGCCGCTCTCCACGTGCCAGAGCATCATTAAA GGGCTCAAGGCTCAGTCCAGGATCAAGATGAACATCGTCAGGTGTCCTCCTGTGACCATGGTGCTCATTCGCAGACCAGACCTGCGCTATCAGCTGGGGTTCAGTGTGCAGAATGGCATT ATCTGTAGTCTGATGCGAGGGGGGATCGCGGAGAGAGGAGGGGTCCGCGTCGGCCATCGCATCATCGAGATCAACGGTCAGAGCGTGGTGGCCACAGCTCACGAGAAGATCGTTCACATCCTGTCAAGCGCTGTGGGAGAG aTCCATATGAAGACTATGCCTGCAGCCATGTACCGCCTGCTCACGGCCCAGGAACAACCCGTCTACATCTGA